One window of Nostoc sp. C052 genomic DNA carries:
- a CDS encoding ABC transporter permease, protein MGNQVVIAVGTFILLLTGLLLGYVLSQLVLGYLAFNLLTFFGTLSLILIFGTLYYVLFWQLRREQSRPSTINEGIPNQVEEGLSDSYLKNRLITKLSGDAAAAERLIEQAKETYPGMPENWYCERVLDDLERDRQRE, encoded by the coding sequence ATGGGGAATCAAGTAGTTATTGCTGTCGGCACATTTATTCTCTTACTCACTGGTTTATTACTTGGGTATGTTCTCTCGCAGTTAGTTCTAGGATATCTAGCATTTAACCTCCTAACTTTTTTCGGAACACTCAGCCTAATTTTAATTTTTGGTACACTTTATTACGTTTTATTTTGGCAATTGCGAAGAGAGCAGTCCCGGCCATCAACTATAAATGAAGGCATACCAAACCAGGTAGAGGAGGGTTTATCTGATAGCTATCTCAAAAACAGGCTAATCACTAAATTATCTGGTGACGCCGCCGCTGCCGAACGGTTAATTGAACAGGCAAAGGAAACTTATCCTGGAATGCCGGAAAATTGGTATTGCGAAAGAGTGCTTGACGACTTAGAACGCGATCGCCAGCGAGAGTAG
- a CDS encoding N-acetyltransferase, producing the protein MIRRGSLLERSLLLKFMQRTYQDLFPNEDFSHLEQTVKQYFSSDTPLWWVEEEGSREQGAGSRENNFPLRPPHPAPLPLFNAHPPIACLWVGNAIDQVHGNRHAHIFILYVVPEHRRRGIGTALMRYVENWAIQRGDRQIGLQVFQSNKPALNLYNQLGYQTQSIWMVKFLSAENKLKDSDNIP; encoded by the coding sequence ATGATTCGCCGTGGCTCCCTTTTGGAGCGATCGCTGCTGCTTAAATTCATGCAGCGAACTTACCAGGATCTATTTCCCAATGAGGATTTTTCCCACCTAGAGCAAACAGTTAAGCAATATTTTTCTAGCGATACGCCCTTGTGGTGGGTAGAAGAGGAGGGGAGCAGGGAGCAGGGAGCAGGGAGCAGGGAGAATAATTTTCCCCTCCGCCCCCCGCACCCTGCCCCTCTGCCTCTTTTCAATGCCCATCCCCCTATCGCCTGCCTCTGGGTGGGCAATGCCATAGATCAAGTACATGGGAATCGTCATGCTCACATCTTTATCCTCTACGTTGTACCAGAACATCGGCGACGGGGTATTGGTACAGCCTTGATGCGATATGTGGAAAATTGGGCTATTCAAAGAGGCGATCGCCAGATTGGACTGCAAGTGTTTCAATCAAACAAACCCGCATTGAATCTTTACAATCAGTTAGGTTATCAAACCCAATCCATCTGGATGGTAAAATTCCTGAGTGCAGAAAATAAACTCAAGGATAGCGATAACATACCTTAG